GCACAGTCCTGTGGTGCATCTTCGTCAGTGCTTGTGGCTGACTGTggacctttttttgtttgtgaggATACATCATCGTCTGTTATTTCTTGCAGACAACCAGATCTTTGCATGGGGAAACGCAGGAAATGGCCGACTTGGGATGCCTGCTGATAAGGGATTTGGTTCAGAGGTGTGCCCTGCCATGCCAAGGCCAATCTTTGGTTCCCTTCACCACGTACCAGACCTTTCTTGTCGTGGTTGGCACACCATTATCATAATGGGTTGGTAATCACAAccagacacatgcacagtgtACTGATGCCAGCAGCCTACCGGCTAATACATTTCCTTCTTTGCAGAGAAAGTGCTCAACTCCAAGACTATTCGCTCTAACAGCAGTGGACTTTCTATTGGAAGTGGTAAGTCCTTTTCTTTACTTACTGATTAGTGTATATCTTATTTGTCGTATTTGCTTGAGGATGTAGGATGTACATTTACACCTACAACTGTCCATTGTTTGTGTACATGCATACAGGAATGGGCCAGGAGGCATCTACTTCCACAGTGGATCTGGACATGGAACCTGGTTCAGAGACAGAGTGTCGTGATAGGGGTCTTGGGGGTACAATGGAGGATAATACAGAAGAGTGCTTCATGGGGACCTCGATGATGTCAGCGACAAGTCAGACTGGGGACAgctcctgtcctctctggcttAGAAAGGTTTGTTACCATGAAAGCACAAAGCAGGAACCTTAATTTGAGTCAACATCTGGCTAAAGACCCAGTGTTCTGATTCAGGGATGTTCTCATTCAACAGGAGCTTGAGGATGCAGAGTACATCCCGATGCCAGAAGGCTCTGAGATACCAACTCCTGACCAGCTCTCTTCATTCTCTGACAGCGTCACTCTACCATATGAGGAGCTGAAAGAGCTGAAGGCCgcggcagcagcagtcagcagtaAGAAAGGCCTATCGGTAATGCCAAAATAGCTGTCCTTTGCACTAATCTAGACATGAATTATATACTCTGCTTTTATACTACTGTGTAAAACCTTTTTAAACCGTGTTCATGCTGTGAAATACTGTTTTTTGAAAGACCCATTATGTCCACTCACAATTCTCCTCAGACTAAACGAATGAGCTGTGGTAAAGTCAACGGACTAGAGGAGGTTGATGTCTGCAGAAAAGGAGAATCGGGCGCATGCTGCAAAGCAAGTAGCGAAGTCGCACAGGTATCAAATCTGCATACTCAACAGCGCAAATCATGATCTAATCAATACATCCCATCGCCACAGTATATGACAGAAAGGCATATTTTGCAGCTGCAAGAGACAGTCACTCGCCAAGAGATGAGGATCCAGATGCTTGAGAAGCAGgtaagactttttttccccacctgcCACCCTCAGTGCTTATTCTGATCTTTGTAACTGCATATATTCTTGCCGTCTCCTAGGTCGACGAGCAGCAGAAGGAGAATGAGCGGCTCTGGGCAGCAATCAGTCGCTCAACGCTACGCGAAGCAGGATGTGACAATAACGGAAACCATCACTCAGATCGTATGCCGGGTgacggaggaggaagaagaggtggaTTCACAAACCATGGGGGCCGATCTGCAGGGGCCAGTGTGTGAGACTTATCCTGCAGATATCTGATCATGGGAGAAGTGTCAAAACTCAACACATATTGAATTCAAGCTGGTTAGATAGGGAGTGGAGGCTCGGTCAGCGGGTGCAGCGTCCTTCCCAATCACAATGGTTACATTACAGTGTATGTTTGACAGAGCGCCAAGTTGCATGATTACATTTTATTGCCTATGTAATACTGTATAACACCTTGCACACACTCATGCTCACTTACACCTGGGTGCAGTGATCTAGCTAGTTTCTCCACAGGCTGAAATGTTGGCTGGATTCAACATGAAGCATCGGACCTTGACACATGCGAGAGGACAATCATCATAGTGTTACTCTGCAATGTGAATGTTAAGTCCATGTGTTGGTGGTGTTAATGACTCTAAGTGATGTCAGCATCGAGGCTCCAGTCTTTAGCGCCTCAGATTTTAGTATTTATCACATAACAGGTAAGACCAGCTAATGTAAATAGAAAACCGTTTGCCAATGCATGCAAAGATCGGGGGTTGCCTCCTCTCAGTTGTTGAGGGACGGGCAGCCAGTATGTTGTGCAGATTGATCATGATTCATGTTAGCGCCATCTTCCAatgtgaaaacatgactttcttatgtgtcactttatttttgtcgttttcatttcatgtcatttgATATTCTTAAAAAGTGCCAAATACAAAATAACctcttaaacattttttttccgtATTTATCAGACATGTTAGctattacaaatatatattattaaatatatattttaaaatttgcatgttttattgtcatataAAAGCATTTGTGAAACATGAAACTACTGATTCACTACTTTTGGTTACTTTTTCTTATTGCCTTCTTTGAGTCTTGAATTCTTGTTGGTGCAGCACGTGTTGGTCTATCTTCTTTGTGACATGTATGAACACTTGAACAGTTGTCTTTGAATGTGGAAAACGGGGTTTTTAAAGCATTTATGATATAGCTGATCTATGCAGCtatactgttattgttttcttattgcattttttaaaacatttgaactgTCTTTGGTACTTTTCTGAAACGTTGTTTTGGCGTATTTTGCATCATTTGTGAACCCAAATATGtaattgcattttgttttttggttgagGTCCGTTGGACGCATTGTGTGTGTTAtaacaaacgtgtgtgtgtataaaaccGCTTAAAATCTGTTGACTCTTTGTCAGTGAACTGTCGGATGTCAACAGTATAACACTGGCTGTATTTTCATGCAGTTAAATACAGTTCCTTAGCAAACTATTGAAACCAAAATTAGTGCATTTTACGACAATGCTGTGCCTTTTTGGGGATTTTTTATACAGTGTGATGACacaaaaatgtgctttatttttttcaacagtTAACCAAATATTGTGGAGATAACAGTTGTAGAAACCTTCCTCCTCTCACAGTCACACTGTTGCTTCATGCTGTGTGTAAAAGCCATAAATAAAACTAACAGCTATCTTTTGCTATGCGTGTATAGTCAATATTTTTACCAAAGTGTcagctacagtatattatttcctaatattaacatgctatcATAAGCAGCCAAACTTATCTTAGTTCAGTTTAGTTAATAGAGGATATATTCAAACAATGTAGACATGTATTAAAATCATATAATTCAGAGACTACACCAACAATAACGAGGTGGTGATGGATGACTGAAGATCTCTTGTTAACCTGGTCCTGGGCTGAAGTGTCCAGGTCCGTTCAGGTCAGCTCACTTAGACTGTTTTGGCCGTGAGGTTCCAGCTGGGAGTCGACCCTCATGCAGAGTCCCTGTGTTTGACTTGTGGGTCTGTcgtatgttctttttctttgcaacctgaataaaaaatcatcaaatactaattaaaaacagtaaatactCACTTAAAATAATCAATTTAGCATTAAATTCCCAAAATGTCAGGGAAATTTGGGGAAAATAAATTGGATTTATTTAAGATTTGCTGTCTCCAAACCAGATTACCCTGTCGACTACAATGTCGTCAAGGTATATGtattaaactttaactttaaatccAATATTAGTTTAGACGGAGTGTGCCCTCCCCTAGTGAGATGTACACCTAAAGATATCCTGTGTAGTTTTTtgtaaacaaagaaagctaTGTGGGACCCACTCTGGTTGGTAGGGGGGGAAATTGGAAGTGTGGCCTTTGAAAAGAGGGGAATATCTTACTGACCTCTGGAGTCTTGGGTCTGCTGTGGGTTTTCCAAAACTCCTCTATGACGGATCCTTTGGTCCTATTAACATAGGAGTTGAAGACCTGacgttgtgtttgtttcacctTTTTACAGATTTGGACATGCTTCTCCAGTCTTTCACTTGCAAACTTTCTGTTACAGACTCTGCAAGGAAGAAGCTGGTTGCTGGGGTCTGTGCTATTTTTAAGTCTGAGCTCCTCCTGCTCTGGTCTGCTGGAGTGAGAAGGACTAGAAATGGGTGCAAGCAGTGttcctctttcttttgctttctctgTTACATCCTGTGACTTTACACCTGTCTCTCCCCTATTATCTTTGtcaccctctccttttcttctgctatgctttttcacattttcccaCCTCGATTTGTTCAGCTCTCCACCCACTTCTTGAACTACCTCATGAGTTTCTTTACGTCCTTTTCTTTGCAATTGGGAACTCTGTGCAACTTCTGTTTCCCTTCTTTTCCATCtggcctcttcttcttcatgtgtattcctcattttgtcttcatttcTCTGATTCTGCCTCTTAAGTTGTTTAACATCCTCCTGCATCatcttttctctgcctctcactGGTTCTCTGCTCTGTTGCTCGGATAGTCTGGTTTTTGTCTGAActtttcccctctccttttCAGCAGCATCTGCACTGTCTCTATGGATTTTTTGTCGTATTTTTTCCTCAACCCTGCACAGCTTCTCCTGCAGCAGGAGCTCTTTTTCATGAATTGCTCTGGCCATCTGCAGTTCTCCTCTGGGTGGTCTCTGTGAGTCTTTTCCTGAATGTTCTTGCGTTGACAAAGGCTCTCTTGGTCGTTTTGTAATAGTGATTTTTTCAAAATCATGTGCTTCAAGTGAATCATGGGTCTTGGGGTTGAGAGGCCTTCTGTGGCTCACAGGCTTCTTTGGAAATAGGCGGTCTTTCTCATCTGCTCTCCTACCAGGTACAACACCATGTTGTGATTGAGTACAGACAATGCTGTGACTTTTTCCTGCAACGTTCTTCCCTTGAggactgtgttttcttcttgtgtATGTGCTCATGGCTTCATCAATTGTTGAAGATCATGTCTTGaggttatgttgttgttgttctttagATCTTTGCAAAAGACACCCGAACCAACCACACTAGCTGTTACTGATGGTCATTTCCtgtatacaaaacaaaacaagcaaagaaatgGAGTAAGGTTTACAAGAGGAAAGGGTTGGGGAGCATTTGTTTGTATAAAATGTTATGTATAAAACTTTGCTTAAGTCTGGTACTAAAATTATCCAATAAACTCCATGTTACTAGTCtaaatgtagaaaaacaatTCAAGTCAGAACAAATAACATCACGATGAGATAAAAACTATGAAGATATGTGCTATAACTTTCATTGTAAAGGTCCTTAGGTTGAGCTTAACAATTACTTCTTGACGTAGACAGCCATGGACAAAATTTATTCTGCAGCTTTCAACCGAAGTAAACAGTGTTTAGCAGATACTCCACCATCCTGACCTTTATGGGACTTTGTGGCTACAAAGTAATCAGAATCAGATGTAGTTTGTTGATGAAGATCATGTTATACCATCATAATAATATGCAAGTGAGTGGGCCTTGAGTGATGTGACTGTGATGTCAGCTCTGAATGATGCTGATGAAGACTAATACATGAcgtttcttgtctttctttggtAACATTTGTTTACATAGAGGtcaatgtcagaaaaaaatgtagCAAGCTGTTATCTGTACTTGTTTTGACCTGTTTTTCTCAATGAACCCgtgaagaaacaaacacttaCTGACTTTACGTCGTCTCAATTAAAAAATAACGCTGCGTATCCTTCGCCTAATGTTTACACCCGTTGCCTAGAAACAAGGTCTCGCTAGTGTTCCCTTCCCTGATTGGTCCGTTTCGCATCACGTCCGGAAGCGAAAAGCCCCGTATGTTTTTGAATCGAGATCCTTCGGAGCTGCGTGGTCGTCCTCACACCACTCAGGTGAATTAAATAACAGACAGCGAGCTATCGTGTGTTAACAAAGCATTGATACGAAGCTAAACGTGTTAATTATCCAGGTTTGAAGTCGTTTGATCATAAACAAACAGGGTTAGCATAGCTCGCAGCTGTAACGTAGCACCTGCGTTGCATGATGAGTCTGTAAAATACTCAACACAGCACCAAAGTACTGTCTCATTTCTCCTTTTCTAGGTCAACTATGTCCAACGAAGACCTAATTTCAGTGGATTATGAAATTTTTGGCAAAGTGCAAGGTGTATTTTTTCGGAAATACACTCAAGTGAGTTTGACAGTGACATAAGTTTAGCCTAATGatagtttaaaggtccagtgtgtaacatttaaggggatctattgacagaaaGTAGTGTTGAAATCACCTGagaataataatcattatgtCTTTGATagtctacagagggagcgggtcctcttctacggagtccaccatgttaaatcactttgtttctacagtagcccagaacggacaaactggCTCTACATAGGACCTTTTGCTTTTGTCATAAGTTTCACGGTCACTGTAGAAGGTGGGGTGaggagtattcagttggttgcattCTGAAATTTCACCACTACATGCCGTTCggttttacacactggacctcttaACAAGATAATCTTATCTTTAAGGTTCACGCTCACTATGTTTCTGTGGAAGTTTCAACCACCTCACATGGTACTGCAGATGGAGTTTcatagagttttttttttttagacaagtAGTCTTTGtcttacatatatatatatataatgcttAGAGATTTCAGTGCCAACCCTGAACTTCTATAACTTATAATTAATTCCCTTCACTATATCCCATCACAGTTATATTCTCCATCAGCCTGCCTCTGCTATCTTCTAATTCAGTGTTTCCTTTCCCAGGCAGAAGGGAAGAAGCTTGGCCTTGTTGGATGGGTCCAAAACACAAGCGCAGGAACAGTTCAGGGGCAGCTACAAGGCCCACGCAGGAAGGTGAAAGAAATGCAAGAATGGCTGAAATCCACCGGGAGCCCCAAGTCGCACATAACCAAGGCAGAGTTCAAGAACGAGAAAACAGTTGATAGCCTAGAACACTCCTCTTTTAATGTAGTTAAATAGTGGGATTGTGCCTGTATTATTAACTTTGAggctgatgttttatttatttagtttttcaaaTGCACCTCGTAATTAGTGTAAaagatgtgtgtatgttaggTCTCCTTAACATCTACAATATATGGaattacatgaataaatgaaaaattccTTTCAGCAGGCGTCACATTGTTTgaattttattataataacagcaataaggGAATATTTGATGACTTTTACTAAAAGTTTATATCAGCTGTAACACAGAAAACCTGGTTATCAGGGACCTGGACTAGTATGTGACCACATTATTTTAGAAAGACTGTTACCACTGTAATATGTTTGACGGGCAAACAAATCCAGGGAACCAGGTCCAGGAAACATCCAAAAAGGCAATGGTGTGaccttgaaataaaatatgtcatCTCACCTATCTTGAGCTGCATCCATAAAGACTGACTGAAGGAGTCTGAGCGGATCCTGATGAAAAACTTAATACTGATCAGGATGCTGCTGTCCTCCTTTGGCAGGTACTGAGTCCTGCATGTGGCTGTGGACAAAGAATAGCAAAATAGACAAAGATGTAGAATTAATTCATCCTCTATTTGTGTTAATTTGATGAGGAAAACACTTGTGTTATAGGGAGGGACAACTGGACTCATGTTTGTTTCCCGTCAAACATATTACAGTGGTAACAGTCTTTCTAAAATAATGTGGCTGATTACACTGATTATAAGTTTACTCCTTCTGTTGGAGGGTATTTGAATTTAGGTGATGATTATGAGTTTGGACTACACATATACAATGATATTTTATTCTCATGTAGGCTGCGGTGCCAGTGTTCTCTGTTGTttagattaaaaatattttttttattcaagtttttacatgcattttacctaaaatacaaccacacacacacaaagggctcatagacacgcaaataagagagagacagtggagtgAGCCACACCTAGCAGCTTTCCTTGGAGCAGTTAAGGGCTcggtatcttgctcaaggagtTGATTTGGCACCTCCTCCATagttttggtccatgctggacttgaattGGCCACCCCAcctggttcccaagccaaatccctacagactgaactactgaagtttcaggtttatttatcatatgcaggttaaaagtccagtgtgtagaatttagttgcatccaGTAGTCTAATTGCTGGATtacaatctcctcacatcactctGGGCGGCAGTAGCTtagtccatagagacttggcttgggaaccggagggtggccagtttaagtccagcatggacccaaaatatggaaggtggactggtaactggagaggtgccagttcacctctgGTGCCTTTCTCAAGGgcagaggtgcccttgagcaaggcaccgaacccccaaactgctcgcagggcgccGGTCTGGATGGCTGCCCATcgctccaccatctctctccacatttgcatgtctatgagccttgtacttgtactgtatgtgtgtgtgtttggggttgtaaataaaaaaaatgagtgaaagGGAGttgaggggattaataaagtatatcttcttcttctcaccttcctagtgtaaagcAGAAACAACGCTTTaaaggccctgtctagagtcagtatttagtttttttctattctgggctacagtagaaaTACATAGAAGacataaaagacacatttttaggtaacaacaataaaaaaaagatacttaTTTGAAGGTGATTAtatatgcatgaaaacataattatgaatattacataCAATGcatgccttattctgaaaataaaggcctcAAATCTTACTTACACTGCGCCTTTAACACATGCCATGGCACACTCCGCACAGCAGGCAGCGCTATGCTCATGAAGCCAGTGACAATCAGCCAacgaagaaaaagaagacgacGGTCCTTCACACCAGGAGATGGCACTGTTAGTTTTGGCTGTCACGGTCACTTCTTGTTGTTCCACGttgactgtaaacaaatgttaaGTTTGCTTACAgcctgtctttattttatttatctaatttAACGAGCTATGAACTCGGTTTTAATGCTAAAACTCACTAGCCGTTACTGTAGCAACGGCTCGTTAAGTATGAGCCGTTACCTAGCAACGGCTCATACTTAACGAGCCTGTTTATGTTGTTGCTGTGAGGTCAGGCTGAGTATAATGTGTTGAACACCATGATTAAATGTTTGCCTAAAGAGGTCCAGGGTAAGCTTCGCTCCGGTGTCGCCATCCCGTCGCTTCAGCAGTGCGTGGAGGAGCTTATCCTGAACGGCATCGATGCCGAGGCGACCTGCGTGGGAGTCAGGATGGACATGGAGGCGTTCAAAGTCCAGGTGATCGACAACGGTGCCGGGATGAACGCCGAGGACATGGAGTGCGTGGGAAACAGATACTACACAAGCAAATGCAGCTCTGTTGAAGACCTGGACAACCTCAGGTGGTATGGTTTCAGAGGAGAAGCCCTGGCGAGTTTAGTTTCTCTGGCCACACTTGTTGAAATCTCATCCAGGACCAGATCTTCAGTCAAAACACACGTCAAAATCTTCAAGGGTGGCAAAGGGATGGATGTGTTTGAAGCAGAGACAGCACGACCCTCTGCGGGGACAACTGTTGTCATTTGTAGCTTTTTCCACAACATGCCagtcaggaggaagaggatggacGCTGTCCTTGAGGGAGAGAGAATAAGACACAGATTGGAGTCTGTTTCTCTGATGCatccctctgtgtctttcacCCTGAAGAATGACTGCACAGGAGCCATGATGGTGCAGCTTCCCAAAGCTAGAAACACCTACCACAGGTTTGTTCAGATACACAGCCTCGATCGAGCACAGAAACTCAGGGAAATCAGCCACGTGCAAGGGCAGTTCGAAGTGTTGGGTTACATTGGCAGAGAGGGTCACTACAACAGCAGCTTACAGTTCCTGTACGTAAACGACAGACTGCTCCTGAAAACACGGATACACAAGCTGCTGAACTTTCTCCTACGCAGACTAAGTTCAAATCAGAAAAATGACAGTCAAGAGTCTGCCATCAGGAGTCCAAAGCACAAACGGAGCCAAGAGCTGCACGGAGTATACATCATCAATATCAAGTGCTCTTAC
This DNA window, taken from Larimichthys crocea isolate SSNF chromosome XXIV, L_crocea_2.0, whole genome shotgun sequence, encodes the following:
- the LOC104921362 gene encoding zinc finger C2HC domain-containing protein 1C gives rise to the protein MSTYTRRKHSPQGKNVAGKSHSIVCTQSQHGVVPGRRADEKDRLFPKKPVSHRRPLNPKTHDSLEAHDFEKITITKRPREPLSTQEHSGKDSQRPPRGELQMARAIHEKELLLQEKLCRVEEKIRQKIHRDSADAAEKERGKVQTKTRLSEQQSREPVRGREKMMQEDVKQLKRQNQRNEDKMRNTHEEEEARWKRRETEVAQSSQLQRKGRKETHEVVQEVGGELNKSRWENVKKHSRRKGEGDKDNRGETGVKSQDVTEKAKERGTLLAPISSPSHSSRPEQEELRLKNSTDPSNQLLPCRVCNRKFASERLEKHVQICKKVKQTQRQVFNSYVNRTKGSVIEEFWKTHSRPKTPEVAKKKNIRQTHKSNTGTLHEGRLPAGTSRPKQSK
- the acyp1 gene encoding acylphosphatase-1, which produces MSNEDLISVDYEIFGKVQGVFFRKYTQAEGKKLGLVGWVQNTSAGTVQGQLQGPRRKVKEMQEWLKSTGSPKSHITKAEFKNEKTVDSLEHSSFNVVK